The sequence below is a genomic window from Longimicrobiales bacterium.
CAGGCCGTCCACCGTGGCGCCGGCATGCACGTTCCAGTTGTTCTCCAGACCCATGTGGGCATTGGTGTTGAATGCCGTCGACAGGCGGGTCCCGGACGTGTTCCAGATCTGCCAGTGGTTCGCGTTGATCTGCATCCAGCGGTAAATGCCGCGTGGCGTGTTGAAGCGCAGCGACGCCCACGTACTCCAGTCCTGCTGGTCGGCCCGGCGGAGATAGCCCAGGTCGTTGACATCGAAGCCCGCCGACTGACGCACGAAGCTGGTCTCGAACCGGACGATGCCGCCCGCGTACTTGCCGAACTTGATCTGCTCGGCGTGACCGGTGAGCGATGTGCGCGCGGGATCGAGCACAAGATCGTCGCCCGGCTGCTGGTAGTAGTGAACCGCGTTGACCTGCGTCCTGGCGATGGCTTCCGCGCTGCCCGCGATGCGTGACGCCGCGAAAGAGCCGGCCACTTCATAGTTGCCGCCGAACATGCGGTTCCGCACGCTGAGTCCCGTGGCGTACGCGCTGGTGTGGGCGAACGGCCGTGTCCACTCGTCGAGTGCCCGGTTGACGGCTGTCGCCGTCAGCCGCACGCCCGCCTCGCCCCCGCGCAGATCCTGCTCGGCGCTCACCACCGCGTAATTGGTGCGCGGCTCGGTGGTGGTTCCGCTCGCTCCATCCACGTGCTGCGTAACGGCGTCCAGGAACCCGAAGGACAGGCCGCTGCCCGTGCGTCCGGTGAGCTTTGCCGCCGTGGCGATCGGTGTCGACGTGGGCGTGGATGCATCGCCGTGGGAGTTGCGCAGGAACGGTGTGCGCCCGATCCGGCGCGAGTAGAACAGCCCCTCGTTCGTGCTGCAGTCGACCACGATGTAGCAGTTGAGCGCGAACCGGTACAATCCCGTTCCCTCCACGAAGAACGGCCTGCGCTCGCCGAGGAACGTCTCGAAGGCACTGAGGTTCAGCACCGCGGGGTCCGCCTCGACCTGCCCGAAGTCGGGATTCACGGTCGCATCAATGGTGACGTTGGGCGTAATGCGCAGCTTCAGGTCCGCTCCGAGCGTCAGCTTCTGTGCGCGCTCGAAGCCGCCTGCATCGGCCGCCCTCGTCTCGCTCTGCGCAACCGTGTAGGGCGTCACCTCCAGCGACCGCGAGCCGCTGATGTCCTCGATGCCATCCAGCGTCCCCATCTGCGACGCCAGACCGCTCACATTGCGGCTGAACCGCGGCCAGCTGATCCGTTCCTTGTATCGCTCAATGTCGCGGAATACGCCGAAACCGAACGCGTGCTCATCCGCATCCGGATAGCGCAGCTGCGACAACGGGATCCGGTATTCCGCCGCCCAGCCGAGCGAATCCACCACCGTCGCGACTTCCCACACTCCGTTCCACGAGCCATCCTCCTGGGCATCGTTGTACACGGCGTAGTCGCGCTTCACGCCGTCAGGATTGATGGCGAACTGGAAGCCGGTGCGCCGGTCGTTGTAGGAATCGATGAAGACGACGATCTGGTCCGACGGCCCGCGCACGTCCCGGCGCGAAAGCGCGCGCATGATGCTGTCCGGATGCGGGTCGAACGCGCGGACGTACACGTACAGATTGCGTTCGTCGTACGCTACCTGGAACTCCGTGCGGAATGATGGATCCGCATCATCGATCGGATCCCACTGCCGGAACCCGTCCGTGCGTGGTGCGTCGCGCCAGACTGCATCGGCATTCCGCCCGTCGATCACCGGCTCCGCTGCTGCGCGTTCCGCAATGACCGTTCGCGTGGCCCGCTCAGGCGGCGGTGCCGGCTGCGCGACGGGAACCTGGAAAGCCATGATCATCGAGGCAGCAACATCGACCAGAAGCATATTGTTTTCCGTCCGTTGAGGTGATGCGCTCTTGGACGGGACATACACGGAGAGGGTT
It includes:
- a CDS encoding DUF5916 domain-containing protein, with product MLLVDVAASMIMAFQVPVAQPAPPPERATRTVIAERAAAEPVIDGRNADAVWRDAPRTDGFRQWDPIDDADPSFRTEFQVAYDERNLYVYVRAFDPHPDSIMRALSRRDVRGPSDQIVVFIDSYNDRRTGFQFAINPDGVKRDYAVYNDAQEDGSWNGVWEVATVVDSLGWAAEYRIPLSQLRYPDADEHAFGFGVFRDIERYKERISWPRFSRNVSGLASQMGTLDGIEDISGSRSLEVTPYTVAQSETRAADAGGFERAQKLTLGADLKLRITPNVTIDATVNPDFGQVEADPAVLNLSAFETFLGERRPFFVEGTGLYRFALNCYIVVDCSTNEGLFYSRRIGRTPFLRNSHGDASTPTSTPIATAAKLTGRTGSGLSFGFLDAVTQHVDGASGTTTEPRTNYAVVSAEQDLRGGEAGVRLTATAVNRALDEWTRPFAHTSAYATGLSVRNRMFGGNYEVAGSFAASRIAGSAEAIARTQVNAVHYYQQPGDDLVLDPARTSLTGHAEQIKFGKYAGGIVRFETSFVRQSAGFDVNDLGYLRRADQQDWSTWASLRFNTPRGIYRWMQINANHWQIWNTSGTRLSTAFNTNAHMGLENNWNVHAGATVDGLGESFCDRCTRGGPTVRRSRGFFPWFGVNGDNRRRIVPSMWVNLGYMDEGRSRNVRLSPSVNMQISTGLQANIGATLTHNENATQWYGNFEDGSVTHYSFAHLDQRTLSMNLRVNYTARPDLTLELYAEPFVSTGTYSNFRELSATPAADEFEERFTPFTPPAGSSTGFNFSQLRTNAVARWEYMPGSTLFVVWAHGRRESLDVASDRSWSEDYRDLLELHPENTFLVKVAYWFNR